A DNA window from Aestuariispira ectoiniformans contains the following coding sequences:
- a CDS encoding tetratricopeptide repeat protein, with protein sequence MDTILLTLKLKRKMEAKRSEIKVSKLLLKIAKKTFPVFFIFALVSCDSLTHETQNADQPLNAEHLIALGDRANESGDWKTAITFYQQAHLTTPGSPAPLLAMAKTFEEAGSYSNAARVYYQLSRMTGPGQKVPMLIKTGQNWLKAQEADQAITVLNEAQALAPDNASISVGLGIGHDLKAEFSTAQAIYEDVLKRHPENRAAANNLGLSYLFTGDTDLAIRQLAALGDTAGPQHRFNLAMAYGMAGRMGEAEKLLRESGMDTNVKENLAAFERLRTMSPEERAAFIYGSQLKSHTTAAKSAQ encoded by the coding sequence ATGGATACCATTTTACTTACCTTAAAGTTGAAAAGAAAAATGGAAGCAAAGAGAAGTGAAATCAAAGTGTCAAAATTACTTTTGAAAATAGCAAAAAAAACATTTCCCGTATTTTTTATATTCGCTTTGGTTTCCTGCGATTCATTAACACATGAGACACAAAACGCCGATCAGCCTCTTAATGCGGAACATCTGATCGCCCTTGGCGACCGGGCAAATGAAAGCGGTGACTGGAAAACCGCTATAACATTTTACCAACAGGCTCATCTTACCACGCCCGGTTCTCCGGCTCCTCTCCTTGCAATGGCAAAAACATTTGAAGAAGCCGGGTCCTACAGCAATGCCGCACGCGTCTACTATCAATTGTCGCGGATGACCGGCCCGGGCCAAAAAGTCCCTATGCTGATCAAGACCGGGCAAAACTGGCTGAAGGCACAGGAAGCAGATCAGGCAATCACCGTGCTCAACGAAGCACAGGCACTTGCGCCCGACAACGCCTCCATATCCGTTGGTTTAGGTATCGGGCATGACCTGAAGGCGGAATTTTCTACCGCACAGGCCATTTATGAGGACGTTCTGAAAAGGCATCCGGAGAACCGCGCTGCGGCAAACAACCTGGGTCTGTCCTATCTCTTTACCGGTGACACAGACCTCGCCATCCGACAACTCGCGGCCCTGGGCGATACGGCAGGCCCACAGCACCGCTTTAACCTGGCCATGGCCTACGGCATGGCCGGTCGCATGGGCGAAGCGGAAAAGCTTTTGCGGGAATCGGGCATGGACACAAATGTGAAGGAAAACCTGGCGGCTTTCGAACGCTTGCGGACAATGTCCCCGGAAGAGCGCGCGGCCTTCATTTACGGAAGTCAGCTAAAGTCCCACACCACCGCAGCCAAGAGCGCACAATAA
- a CDS encoding response regulator, with product MAMALKKKSEDIASGEPFMAFAADSESASVLEKVATATNYSVDRIFSGGIPQAITVLKDIDTPKILVIDLDGSDNPEEALGDLADVCDPGTKVITFGSVNDVGFYRHLIDLGVVDYIVKPLAADTLIATLEKLTKPVGPVPVENDRAKLHVVVGTRGGVGASTVAMNLAWYFAEEQGEKCVLMDLDPFFGTSALQLDLEPGHGMRDALETPDRMDELFLARSLTQVSEKLSLLCSEEGLSRPMSLDEVGIFKALDLLGDAVEEVVVDLPRSLVPASQSLLSGADVITLVSDLTLAGLRDALRIKAALKEWGATGEVKVILNRVGFSKTGELPLQTFEKNLGHPVAGQIPYDPDQFCRCLEEGKTILSAGNGKMKKAVELAAKHICGSEEDTKKGIFSKFLKKKGK from the coding sequence ATGGCTATGGCATTGAAAAAGAAATCCGAAGACATCGCATCCGGCGAACCATTTATGGCTTTCGCGGCAGACAGCGAGTCCGCGTCGGTTCTGGAAAAAGTTGCGACAGCGACGAACTACTCTGTCGACCGTATTTTTTCCGGTGGTATTCCGCAGGCGATCACTGTCCTGAAGGATATCGACACGCCGAAAATTCTGGTGATTGACCTGGACGGTTCCGACAATCCGGAAGAAGCCTTGGGGGATCTCGCGGATGTTTGCGATCCGGGAACGAAGGTTATCACGTTTGGCAGCGTCAATGATGTTGGCTTTTACCGTCATCTGATTGACCTGGGCGTCGTGGATTATATCGTCAAGCCGCTGGCGGCAGATACGCTGATCGCGACCTTGGAAAAACTGACCAAGCCTGTTGGTCCGGTTCCGGTCGAGAATGATCGGGCGAAACTTCATGTCGTTGTCGGCACCCGGGGGGGGGTCGGCGCCAGTACCGTTGCCATGAATCTGGCCTGGTATTTCGCCGAGGAACAGGGCGAAAAATGCGTGTTGATGGATCTGGACCCGTTTTTCGGCACGTCGGCGCTACAGCTTGACCTTGAACCGGGCCACGGCATGCGTGATGCGCTGGAAACCCCGGACCGGATGGACGAGCTGTTCCTTGCGCGCTCCCTTACTCAGGTCAGTGAAAAACTGTCGCTGTTGTGCTCTGAAGAAGGGTTGAGCCGACCGATGAGCCTGGACGAGGTTGGTATCTTCAAGGCGCTGGATCTGTTGGGCGACGCCGTTGAGGAGGTGGTTGTGGACCTGCCTCGCAGCCTGGTCCCCGCATCCCAGTCTCTGTTGAGTGGGGCGGACGTTATTACTCTGGTATCGGACCTGACGCTTGCCGGTTTGCGGGATGCATTGCGCATCAAGGCTGCATTGAAGGAGTGGGGCGCGACGGGCGAGGTGAAGGTTATCCTCAACCGCGTTGGGTTCAGCAAGACCGGCGAACTGCCGCTGCAAACCTTTGAAAAGAATCTGGGGCATCCTGTTGCCGGTCAAATTCCCTATGACCCTGATCAGTTCTGCCGCTGCCTGGAAGAAGGCAAGACAATTCTGTCTGCGGGGAACGGAAAAATGAAAAAGGCTGTGGAGCTTGCGGCCAAACATATTTGTGGCTCTGAGGAAGACACAAAGAAGGGGATTTTCTCTAAGTTTTTGAAGAAAAAAGGCAAGTAA
- a CDS encoding MarR family winged helix-turn-helix transcriptional regulator, protein MSNPYFEMIVLIERLHRRFLDIVRIELNKLGIRDINAPQALMLANIGDSEILVRDLVERGYYLGQNVNYSIRKLVEYGYLTQERDEHDKRAVRVSLTEKGRELVPEIRKIDHLEHVAASDQPVEEEELEQIVTTLRKVERCWAEYVQFRPYV, encoded by the coding sequence ATGTCCAACCCGTATTTTGAGATGATAGTCCTGATTGAGCGATTACATAGACGCTTTCTCGATATCGTCCGGATCGAATTGAATAAGCTGGGGATTCGCGACATTAACGCGCCACAGGCGTTGATGCTGGCGAATATTGGCGATTCCGAAATCCTGGTGCGCGACCTTGTTGAACGGGGCTATTACCTGGGTCAGAACGTGAACTACAGTATTCGCAAACTGGTTGAATACGGCTATCTGACGCAGGAGAGGGATGAACATGACAAGCGCGCGGTTCGGGTCTCGCTAACCGAAAAGGGCCGTGAACTGGTACCGGAAATCCGGAAGATTGATCATCTGGAACATGTTGCCGCCAGCGATCAACCGGTCGAAGAGGAAGAACTGGAACAGATCGTGACGACGCTGCGTAAAGTAGAGCGTTGCTGGGCTGAATACGTTCAGTTCCGCCCCTATGTCTGA
- a CDS encoding type II secretion system F family protein — MIENTEVWMGLGSLDILTILAAVSALLIYGSFWYVYAERRQGKRRDKALKAYVERMRGELVGPRRRGKPKDATKSFIRTVVHKLDLLKSSHAEAISMRLTQAGYRNKDALIVYLFAKLVLPLGVGLLTAAVLFLLGVGELGMMIKLTITIALVLVSSYLPDIMVRNAVAKRRTALLFGLPDALDLMVICAEAGLGLEAALKRVSGEIEAASPEMADELSLTAVELGFLPERRQALENLARRTDMQQIRSVVNTLLQSERYGTPLAQSLRVLADEYRDERMLKAEEKAAKLPAVLTVPMIVFILPSLFIVLLGPAILKAIDGLSGV, encoded by the coding sequence ATGATCGAAAATACCGAAGTCTGGATGGGCCTGGGATCTCTGGATATCCTCACCATATTGGCGGCGGTATCGGCGCTGCTGATCTATGGCAGTTTCTGGTATGTCTATGCCGAAAGGCGGCAGGGAAAACGCCGGGACAAGGCGTTGAAAGCCTATGTTGAACGGATGCGTGGCGAGTTGGTCGGACCGCGTCGCCGAGGCAAGCCGAAGGACGCTACAAAAAGTTTCATTCGGACGGTTGTCCATAAGTTGGACCTGCTGAAAAGCAGTCACGCCGAAGCCATCAGCATGCGCCTGACCCAGGCCGGATACCGTAACAAGGATGCGCTGATTGTGTATCTTTTTGCCAAGCTTGTCCTGCCGTTGGGCGTTGGCCTGCTGACGGCGGCTGTCCTGTTCCTGCTGGGGGTCGGTGAACTTGGCATGATGATCAAGTTGACCATTACAATCGCGCTGGTGCTGGTTTCGTCCTATTTGCCGGACATCATGGTGCGAAATGCCGTGGCGAAGCGGCGAACGGCGCTTCTCTTCGGGCTGCCCGATGCCTTGGACCTGATGGTTATTTGTGCGGAAGCGGGTTTGGGACTGGAAGCCGCCCTGAAAAGGGTTAGCGGCGAGATCGAGGCGGCAAGTCCCGAAATGGCGGATGAGCTTTCCTTGACCGCGGTTGAACTCGGCTTCCTGCCAGAGCGTCGTCAGGCGTTGGAAAACCTGGCGCGCCGCACGGACATGCAACAAATCCGCAGCGTTGTGAATACCTTGCTGCAGTCAGAGCGATATGGGACGCCTCTTGCGCAGTCGCTGCGCGTTCTGGCGGATGAGTATCGTGATGAACGTATGCTGAAAGCAGAAGAAAAGGCGGCAAAATTGCCGGCAGTTCTGACTGTTCCGATGATTGTCTTTATCCTGCCGTCATTGTTTATTGTCCTTCTCGGACCGGCAATTCTGAAGGCCATTGACGGGTTGAGCGGCGTGTAG
- the add gene encoding adenosine deaminase — METASIPKAEIHVHIEGTVTPSLAETLAKRNGISLPADVLALKNRFRWPDFNEFLKGYDLIAACIRSGRDYEDVVYDYLRRCAAEGTIYVEYFGSSDHAEMSGIPYEEMLAGMVRAIDRAEVDFGIVCRIIMTCVRHLGPERAVNVARLTVDQAHDYVVGFGMGGDEKAYHPKDFAPAFEIAHEAGLACTSHAGEVCGPQSVTDTLDYLPVVRIGHGVRAIEDEKLVQRIIDQGITLECCPGSNIALGIYEDLDRHPLPALMQAGCMVTLNSDDPPHFETTIGQEYKNAARHWGFDRGRLIEITRTSLEASFADDATKSKLIGRLS, encoded by the coding sequence ATGGAGACCGCATCCATTCCAAAGGCGGAAATCCACGTTCATATCGAAGGAACGGTTACGCCTTCCCTGGCTGAAACACTGGCGAAACGTAACGGAATCTCTTTGCCTGCCGATGTTCTGGCGTTGAAAAACCGTTTTCGCTGGCCGGACTTCAATGAATTCCTCAAAGGCTATGACCTGATTGCCGCCTGCATCCGCAGTGGCCGGGACTATGAGGATGTGGTCTATGACTACCTTCGTCGCTGTGCGGCCGAAGGCACGATCTATGTGGAATATTTTGGCTCTTCCGATCACGCCGAGATGTCCGGCATTCCTTATGAAGAGATGCTGGCAGGAATGGTGCGCGCCATCGACCGTGCCGAGGTGGATTTCGGAATCGTCTGCCGGATCATCATGACCTGCGTGCGGCATCTGGGGCCGGAACGCGCGGTCAATGTGGCCCGCCTCACGGTCGACCAGGCACATGACTATGTGGTCGGCTTTGGCATGGGGGGTGACGAAAAAGCCTATCATCCGAAAGACTTTGCCCCTGCTTTCGAGATCGCACATGAGGCAGGCCTTGCCTGCACGTCACATGCGGGCGAGGTTTGCGGCCCGCAAAGCGTCACAGACACCCTGGATTACCTGCCGGTTGTGCGGATCGGACATGGTGTTCGCGCCATTGAAGATGAGAAACTGGTCCAGCGGATCATTGATCAGGGGATTACCCTGGAATGCTGCCCCGGCAGCAATATTGCGCTTGGAATCTACGAAGACCTTGACCGGCATCCTCTCCCTGCCCTGATGCAGGCCGGTTGCATGGTAACCCTGAACTCAGATGACCCACCCCATTTCGAGACGACCATCGGTCAGGAATACAAAAATGCCGCCCGCCACTGGGGATTCGACCGTGGGCGTCTGATCGAAATCACGCGAACGTCGCTAGAAGCAAGCTTTGCAGACGACGCAACCAAGAGTAAACTGATAGGCCGACTGTCTTAA
- a CDS encoding HAD family hydrolase, whose product MLRMIAFDADDTLWHTEDMFQETQKRLSEILKEHAPDDVVETVLNDTEKRNIGLFGFGIKGFTLSMVETAIELSDGDISARQIHEIIMMGKQMLDAPMRLFDDVYNVLNGLKGRYQLSIITKGDLLDQTNKIDKSGLAQLFDYTQVVSHKDPGTYNSLFQAWGIEPRSVMMVGNSVPSDVAPILEIGGHAVHIPYEVTAVHELHDKRPDSDRFHQLENIRELPDLLDRIDLRELI is encoded by the coding sequence ATGCTTCGTATGATTGCTTTCGATGCAGACGACACCCTCTGGCACACAGAGGATATGTTTCAGGAAACCCAGAAGCGTCTGTCTGAAATCCTGAAGGAACACGCCCCGGACGATGTCGTCGAAACAGTCCTGAACGATACCGAAAAACGAAATATCGGCCTCTTCGGCTTCGGCATTAAGGGCTTTACCCTGTCGATGGTTGAAACAGCGATCGAGCTGTCAGACGGAGATATCTCAGCCAGACAAATTCACGAAATCATTATGATGGGCAAGCAGATGCTGGATGCGCCCATGCGTCTGTTCGATGATGTTTATAATGTCCTCAATGGTTTGAAAGGCCGCTACCAGCTCTCGATCATCACTAAGGGCGACCTGTTGGACCAAACCAACAAAATTGATAAATCCGGTCTGGCGCAGCTTTTCGACTACACCCAGGTCGTCAGCCACAAGGACCCCGGGACGTATAACAGCCTTTTTCAGGCCTGGGGAATAGAACCAAGGTCCGTCATGATGGTTGGCAATTCCGTACCTTCAGACGTGGCGCCAATTCTGGAGATCGGCGGGCATGCGGTCCACATTCCCTATGAGGTCACCGCAGTTCACGAACTGCATGACAAAAGGCCGGACAGCGACCGCTTTCATCAACTGGAAAATATCCGCGAATTACCGGATTTGTTGGACAGGATCGACCTGCGTGAATTGATTTAA
- a CDS encoding CpaF family protein: protein MFGRRKTDKQPEAPVLDLHKYREPEKADAKSSEARKPCAADDVTEQAEAVLPEAAETTEATAESNDDLHERLARMTVEKCLKTMKPEAILSVSREEAATLVENLLEEIAMKEGLSVSGEDRRDLVTVGLNEVLFEAKRIVPNAEGAANAARKTRSTLDSAKESVHPILLERIDIAKALEMPRSDLAAQITEVVDEILAEKQIQLNQMEQRDLVTLLLNDMLGLGPLEPLLADEAVTDIMVNGAKQVYVERGGKLELSGVTFRDDSHVMNIATRIVSRIGRRVDESTPLVDARLEDGSRVNVIIPPLAIDGPSISIRKFSTKKITFEVMEKQGNISPAMGKVLRIAARARLNILISGGTGSGKTTMLNALSRMIDPGERICTIEDAAELQLQQPHVVRLETRPPNLEGKGEITMRDLLKNTLRMRPDRIILGEIRGAEALDMLQAMNTGHDGSMCTIHANNPREALTRLENMVAMAGVKLPHEAVRSQIANAVHMVVQVSRMRDGVRRVSKITEVVGMEGEIVTTQDLFTYEFTGEDTEGRLTGEFRCSGLRPVFMSHADYYGLGKALMQAMSEGTS from the coding sequence ATGTTCGGCCGTCGGAAAACGGACAAACAACCGGAAGCACCGGTTCTGGACCTTCATAAGTATCGCGAGCCTGAAAAGGCCGACGCGAAGAGCTCGGAGGCGCGCAAGCCCTGCGCGGCCGACGATGTGACGGAACAGGCGGAGGCGGTACTCCCGGAGGCAGCCGAAACGACGGAAGCAACCGCGGAAAGCAACGACGACCTTCACGAACGTCTTGCCAGAATGACGGTTGAGAAATGCCTCAAGACAATGAAGCCGGAGGCTATTCTTTCCGTATCACGGGAAGAAGCCGCGACTTTGGTCGAAAACCTTCTGGAAGAAATTGCCATGAAGGAAGGCCTCTCGGTATCCGGTGAAGATCGTCGTGACCTGGTGACCGTTGGCCTGAACGAAGTCCTTTTCGAAGCAAAACGGATCGTCCCGAATGCTGAAGGGGCGGCCAATGCGGCCCGCAAGACGCGCAGCACACTGGATTCCGCCAAGGAGAGTGTGCATCCCATCTTGCTGGAGCGGATCGATATCGCCAAGGCACTGGAAATGCCGCGGTCGGACCTGGCGGCACAGATTACGGAAGTCGTCGACGAAATCCTCGCGGAAAAACAAATTCAGCTCAATCAGATGGAACAGCGTGATCTGGTGACGCTGTTGCTGAACGATATGTTGGGGTTGGGTCCGCTGGAGCCCTTGCTCGCGGATGAGGCCGTGACCGACATCATGGTTAACGGTGCCAAGCAGGTCTATGTGGAACGCGGCGGTAAGCTGGAGCTGTCCGGGGTCACCTTCCGCGACGACAGCCATGTCATGAATATCGCAACGCGGATTGTCTCCCGGATCGGTCGCCGTGTGGACGAAAGCACGCCGCTGGTGGATGCCCGTCTGGAAGACGGTTCGCGTGTAAACGTCATCATTCCGCCTCTGGCAATTGACGGTCCGAGTATTTCCATTCGTAAGTTTTCTACGAAGAAGATCACCTTCGAGGTGATGGAGAAACAGGGCAATATCTCGCCTGCCATGGGCAAGGTGCTGCGGATTGCGGCGCGCGCGCGGCTGAATATCCTGATTTCCGGCGGTACCGGTTCCGGTAAGACGACGATGCTGAACGCCTTGTCGCGCATGATTGATCCGGGTGAACGTATCTGTACCATTGAGGATGCAGCAGAGCTTCAGTTGCAGCAGCCGCATGTGGTGCGTCTTGAGACCCGTCCGCCGAACCTGGAAGGCAAAGGCGAGATCACCATGCGGGACCTGTTGAAAAACACCCTGCGTATGCGCCCTGACCGCATCATTCTGGGCGAGATTCGCGGGGCGGAAGCCCTGGATATGCTGCAGGCGATGAACACCGGTCACGACGGTTCCATGTGTACGATCCACGCCAACAATCCGCGTGAGGCGCTGACCCGTCTTGAGAATATGGTGGCCATGGCCGGGGTCAAGCTGCCGCATGAGGCGGTTCGCTCGCAGATTGCCAATGCGGTCCACATGGTGGTCCAGGTCTCGCGTATGCGCGATGGCGTTCGCCGTGTTTCCAAGATTACCGAAGTGGTGGGGATGGAAGGCGAGATTGTCACCACGCAGGATCTGTTTACCTATGAGTTTACGGGTGAGGATACCGAAGGCCGCCTGACCGGCGAATTCAGGTGCAGCGGCCTGCGTCCGGTATTCATGAGCCATGCCGACTATTATGGCCTGGGCAAGGCCCTGATGCAGGCAATGTCGGAGGGGACGTCATGA
- a CDS encoding CpaD family pilus assembly protein has translation MEYRKNISGRRALMFLMPLAFVSMTGCWAYQDPVPMRPEVPELQVQPVYYSHAVQFDATDNRPASSEMDKVQEFLGRTGADQSDVLEVRFTEGPIRQTQADILRALLADQGYQAVLRPVKEMDAAGQGNDASVTVAVRKVVVKLPDCPNWSSKYERRFENLASPNFGCSNVTNLGLMVADPEDLMRGKSAESWDGDRAASAVERYHKRVTEPLLKEDLTTSAQSAGGSGG, from the coding sequence ATGGAATATCGTAAGAACATATCCGGTCGCCGCGCATTGATGTTCCTGATGCCGCTGGCTTTTGTCTCCATGACCGGCTGCTGGGCCTATCAGGATCCGGTGCCCATGCGCCCGGAAGTGCCTGAACTTCAGGTGCAGCCAGTTTATTACAGCCATGCGGTGCAGTTTGATGCAACCGACAATCGCCCGGCATCCTCCGAGATGGACAAGGTACAGGAATTCCTGGGCCGGACCGGCGCCGATCAGAGCGATGTGCTGGAAGTCCGTTTTACCGAAGGACCCATTCGCCAAACGCAGGCGGATATTCTCCGGGCCCTCCTGGCGGATCAGGGCTATCAGGCGGTGCTGCGCCCGGTTAAGGAGATGGATGCCGCAGGGCAGGGCAATGACGCCAGCGTCACCGTTGCCGTTCGCAAGGTTGTCGTCAAACTGCCGGATTGCCCGAATTGGTCGTCGAAATACGAGCGGCGCTTTGAAAATCTGGCCTCGCCCAATTTCGGTTGTTCCAACGTTACCAATCTGGGTCTTATGGTTGCGGATCCGGAAGACCTGATGCGTGGGAAAAGCGCAGAATCCTGGGATGGCGATCGGGCCGCGTCTGCAGTTGAACGCTATCACAAGCGTGTGACCGAACCACTCCTGAAGGAGGACCTGACGACGTCTGCACAGAGCGCCGGAGGCTCCGGAGGGTAA
- a CDS encoding phytanoyl-CoA dioxygenase family protein: protein MTTALRFQSTEDGRLTEDMKQAFLRDGFLILENFVPAEDCDRLKERANKLVDNFDPEGVSSIFSTKTRTHAKDDYFQTSGDKIRFFFEEEAFDEDGELKQAKHLSINKLGHGMHDLDPVFDGFSRTDKLRNLAESLEMADPLLLQSMYIFKQPHIGGEVNCHQDSTFLYTDPMSVVGFWFALEDATTENGCLYGIAGGHKGPLRQRFRREGDILKMERLDDSPWPEEGEAALDVPKGTLILLHGLLPHRSCANRSDKSRHAYTLHVIDGQTDYPDDNWLIRDESLPLRGF from the coding sequence ATGACCACAGCCCTGCGCTTTCAATCCACTGAAGACGGCCGACTGACAGAGGACATGAAACAAGCCTTCCTGCGGGACGGCTTTCTCATTCTGGAGAATTTCGTGCCCGCCGAAGACTGTGACCGTCTTAAAGAGCGCGCCAACAAACTAGTGGACAATTTTGACCCTGAAGGCGTGTCATCCATTTTTTCCACCAAAACCCGGACCCACGCCAAGGACGACTATTTCCAGACGTCTGGAGACAAAATCCGTTTCTTTTTCGAGGAAGAGGCCTTTGACGAAGACGGGGAGCTGAAACAGGCCAAACATCTGTCGATCAACAAACTCGGCCATGGCATGCACGACCTGGACCCTGTTTTCGACGGTTTTTCGCGTACCGACAAGCTGCGCAACCTCGCTGAAAGCCTGGAGATGGCCGATCCGCTACTCCTGCAATCCATGTATATCTTCAAACAGCCTCATATTGGCGGTGAAGTGAATTGCCACCAGGATTCCACCTTCCTTTATACGGACCCGATGAGCGTCGTCGGTTTCTGGTTCGCCCTGGAAGATGCAACCACGGAAAACGGTTGTCTCTATGGGATTGCGGGCGGTCACAAGGGGCCGTTGCGCCAACGTTTCCGCCGCGAGGGCGATATCCTGAAAATGGAACGGCTGGACGACAGCCCCTGGCCTGAGGAAGGCGAAGCTGCCCTGGATGTACCCAAGGGCACGTTGATCCTGTTGCACGGCCTTCTGCCCCATCGTAGCTGCGCCAACCGGTCGGACAAATCGCGCCATGCCTATACCCTGCATGTGATTGACGGCCAGACGGATTATCCGGATGACAACTGGCTGATCCGCGACGAAAGTCTTCCGCTGCGGGGCTTTTAA
- a CDS encoding type II secretion system F family protein, with the protein MTTMDLVILSGMAGVITILIGVALNGSGKRQKQRERRAGVISNRARGKAVVSQDGKPVSVKKDMVAESRWLAILIRILPRRDNIQKALKQTGKSISISHFLLASAAIAIVIFAGMKLFAGLPGLLSVLTAFAVGPGLVWMVIRYWVSKRLNAFINQFPDAIDLMVRGLKSGLPIGEAMASIGREFTGPVGVEFRTITEAVRVGTPMDEALWQATERLPAQELKFFVISLSIQQDTGGNLGETLENLSDILRQRKQMKLKIKAMSSEARASAYILGSLPFLMFMILLLINPEYVLMLVYDPRGRMIMGIGLGFIAVGVAVMYKLVRFRI; encoded by the coding sequence ATGACGACGATGGACCTCGTAATCCTGAGCGGCATGGCCGGTGTGATCACCATTTTGATCGGTGTCGCGTTAAACGGCAGCGGCAAACGCCAGAAACAGCGTGAGCGCCGGGCCGGTGTGATCAGCAATCGCGCACGGGGCAAGGCCGTCGTCAGCCAGGATGGGAAACCGGTTTCCGTTAAAAAGGATATGGTGGCGGAATCCCGGTGGCTTGCCATTCTCATCAGGATTTTGCCGCGTCGTGACAATATTCAAAAAGCCCTGAAGCAAACCGGTAAGTCGATCAGCATCAGCCATTTCCTTTTGGCGTCCGCCGCGATCGCGATTGTAATCTTTGCCGGCATGAAACTCTTTGCCGGGCTGCCGGGGCTGCTGTCGGTGTTGACTGCGTTTGCCGTCGGGCCGGGTCTGGTCTGGATGGTTATCCGCTATTGGGTGTCAAAACGCCTGAATGCGTTTATCAACCAGTTTCCCGATGCAATTGACCTGATGGTGCGCGGGTTGAAGTCCGGCCTGCCTATCGGTGAAGCCATGGCGTCTATCGGGCGTGAGTTTACCGGGCCGGTTGGCGTTGAATTCCGCACAATTACCGAGGCGGTCCGGGTTGGTACACCAATGGACGAAGCCCTTTGGCAGGCGACTGAACGATTGCCTGCCCAGGAATTGAAGTTCTTTGTGATCTCTCTTTCAATTCAACAGGATACTGGTGGTAACCTGGGGGAGACATTGGAGAATCTGTCGGATATCCTACGCCAGCGTAAGCAGATGAAATTGAAGATCAAGGCAATGTCGTCGGAGGCCCGCGCCAGTGCCTATATCCTTGGGTCATTGCCCTTCCTGATGTTCATGATCCTGCTGTTGATCAATCCCGAATATGTGCTGATGCTGGTCTATGACCCGCGTGGCCGTATGATCATGGGGATCGGTCTGGGCTTTATCGCTGTTGGTGTTGCGGTCATGTATAAGCTGGTGAGGTTCCGGATATGA